One Deefgea tanakiae genomic region harbors:
- a CDS encoding pilus assembly PilX N-terminal domain-containing protein: MMRKAEQGMATLFTSIMILVLLTGILGYLNRGLFIEQKSISNQTWNLQAKQAAEAGIGYFIANIQRDKTVYLDSSNVMLAAQQSAIDGKGNLVFAENKVIGSLTALGRASAFYFQVRQIDSKTLRIASTGFADCSSPSGTFANWSNTCSARVVITQDLNLAAVGLENSLTVKGRVDVWGAVDVSMRSDAPLKGVTLNTGGTATGAPAQFRNEKQGWADDSKKSDSTLASTSNGDLFYSVFGQQPSQYLDTSKFTRYQTSGGQTTAAYDNSTYRRLSVAEFNAECQNKNSELRRPYRPKSYTPTYVAGPDASFSKTPRGAVYWIDPSLDVGSGGQINLMAGQNCVAGYSQTLTADNGTDALPGSPGTPVPALSSSDFIPLAAGDPAIGNATLAAGYSYNRGVTLIFGGNVILPSKSRLLTYGATYVRGNLNFTGAMQINGAGIVEGDLIGNGSFATKTELRHLQGLNILSNFSVSRQAGRWRDYVQ, from the coding sequence ATGATGCGAAAAGCTGAGCAAGGCATGGCGACCTTATTTACCAGCATTATGATTCTAGTGCTGCTGACGGGCATTTTGGGCTATCTCAATCGTGGCTTATTTATTGAGCAAAAGTCGATTTCTAATCAAACTTGGAATCTACAAGCTAAACAAGCTGCCGAGGCGGGTATTGGCTATTTCATTGCGAATATTCAGCGCGATAAGACGGTCTATCTCGACAGTAGCAATGTCATGTTGGCTGCTCAACAATCGGCAATTGATGGTAAAGGCAATTTGGTATTTGCAGAAAATAAGGTCATCGGTAGTTTGACTGCATTGGGTCGAGCCAGCGCATTTTATTTTCAGGTTCGTCAAATCGATAGTAAAACGCTCAGAATCGCCAGCACCGGTTTTGCCGATTGCAGCTCACCGAGTGGTACGTTTGCGAATTGGTCGAATACTTGCTCAGCCAGAGTGGTTATTACGCAGGATTTGAATCTTGCCGCGGTGGGGCTGGAAAATTCTTTGACGGTGAAAGGGCGTGTCGACGTTTGGGGGGCGGTCGATGTCAGTATGCGCTCTGATGCGCCGCTTAAAGGCGTTACGCTGAATACGGGTGGCACGGCCACTGGTGCTCCAGCGCAATTTCGCAATGAAAAACAAGGCTGGGCAGATGATAGTAAAAAAAGTGATAGTACTTTGGCCAGCACGAGTAATGGCGATTTGTTTTACAGTGTGTTTGGTCAACAGCCCAGTCAATATCTAGATACCAGCAAATTCACCCGTTATCAAACCTCGGGCGGTCAAACGACGGCCGCTTACGACAACAGTACCTATCGCCGACTGAGCGTGGCGGAGTTTAATGCGGAATGCCAAAATAAAAATAGTGAGTTAAGACGGCCATATCGACCTAAATCGTATACGCCAACGTATGTGGCGGGGCCGGATGCGAGCTTTAGCAAAACCCCGCGGGGTGCGGTGTATTGGATCGACCCTTCGCTGGATGTCGGTTCCGGTGGTCAGATCAATCTAATGGCAGGGCAAAATTGTGTTGCTGGTTATAGTCAGACTCTAACAGCCGATAATGGGACTGATGCCTTGCCCGGTTCTCCGGGAACACCTGTCCCTGCTTTATCCAGTTCTGATTTTATTCCCTTGGCGGCAGGAGATCCCGCGATTGGCAATGCGACTTTGGCGGCGGGTTATTCCTACAATCGAGGTGTAACATTGATTTTTGGCGGCAATGTCATCTTGCCATCGAAGTCTCGTTTGTTAACCTATGGTGCAACTTATGTGCGTGGGAATTTGAATTTTACTGGGGCGATGCAAATTAATGGGGCGGGGATTGTCGAGGGAGATTTAATCGGCAATGGCTCTTTTGCGACGAAAACTGAATTGCGTCATTTGCAAGGTTTGAATATTTTGTCGAATTTCTCGGTATCCAGACAAGCGGGGCGTTGGCGTGATTATGTCCAATAA
- a CDS encoding prepilin-type N-terminal cleavage/methylation domain-containing protein yields the protein MPIVHSMRRARGFNLIELMVAMTIGIFLLLGASTFFVNMLKSTGDNLTRNKLDAELRLALQFISNDVKRAGYYQGKPSLDTADLAALTAASITGNGINVVNASVNPDTFLRMYRPSVTPAGSCLLYGYNRNGNLIGGNRVDQYDDGELTGIRLSNGVLQVRTSCAACAYTSCSAGTWSDLTDSALIEITALSFSNGDVVCNGSTPPAAQCPWPSGSPLLSLNVTISGRLKTKPTEVRQLFTQVWLENQVIAFP from the coding sequence ATGCCCATAGTTCATTCAATGCGCCGAGCACGTGGTTTTAATTTGATTGAGCTGATGGTCGCGATGACCATTGGGATTTTTTTACTACTCGGCGCGAGTACATTTTTCGTCAATATGCTGAAAAGTACCGGTGACAATCTCACTCGCAATAAATTGGATGCGGAATTGCGCCTTGCGCTGCAATTTATTAGTAATGATGTCAAACGCGCTGGTTATTACCAAGGTAAGCCTTCTTTAGATACTGCCGATCTAGCTGCGCTGACTGCGGCGAGCATTACGGGTAATGGAATCAATGTGGTGAACGCCTCGGTGAATCCAGATACGTTTTTGCGTATGTATCGGCCCAGTGTAACGCCTGCGGGTAGCTGTCTATTGTATGGCTATAACCGTAATGGCAATTTGATCGGGGGTAATCGGGTCGATCAGTATGACGATGGTGAGTTAACGGGCATTCGCTTGAGTAATGGGGTGTTGCAAGTCAGAACTTCATGCGCAGCTTGTGCGTATACCAGTTGTTCGGCTGGGACTTGGAGTGATCTTACAGATAGTGCCTTGATTGAAATTACGGCGCTGAGCTTTAGCAATGGCGATGTGGTGTGTAACGGTTCGACTCCACCTGCGGCTCAATGTCCGTGGCCAAGTGGCTCGCCCTTATTGTCATTGAACGTCACCATCAGTGGACGTTTAAAAACAAAACCGACCGAAGTGAGGCAACTATTCACTCAAGTTTGGTTAGAAAACCAAGTCATTGCGTTTCCATGA
- a CDS encoding type IV pilus modification PilV family protein — protein MSNKPSYRSQIGVGLIEVLISLLILAGGFLALTRFQAQLTQNQAIAMQRAEATLIADQFMSQLVGVLNGKVSVPTSSTTGRVNGINATYEIHWLTVTKSSASPSTFNNNTNCASSCDVLRVDVVVYWNDAAGGRNNVSLSRLLSMR, from the coding sequence ATGTCCAATAAGCCGAGCTATCGATCGCAAATTGGCGTGGGTTTAATTGAAGTACTGATTTCGCTGCTGATTTTGGCGGGCGGTTTTCTGGCGCTTACTCGGTTTCAAGCGCAATTAACTCAGAATCAAGCGATTGCAATGCAGCGCGCCGAGGCCACTTTAATTGCCGACCAATTTATGAGCCAATTAGTGGGGGTGTTAAACGGTAAAGTCTCGGTGCCAACCTCGAGTACGACTGGGCGAGTGAATGGCATCAATGCCACGTATGAGATTCATTGGCTGACAGTGACCAAATCCAGTGCCAGCCCAAGCACCTTCAACAACAATACCAATTGCGCTTCGTCGTGCGATGTTTTGCGAGTGGATGTGGTGGTCTATTGGAATGATGCTGCTGGCGGCAGAAATAATGTGAGTTTGAGTCGTTTATTGTCAATGCGATAG
- a CDS encoding glycosyltransferase family 2 protein, translating into MKLSIIIPFFNPHPAHFTAMLDGLRTADHTGFTQIEVILINDGGRYSGQDEIAAFSANFTRGATQLIELPENQGVSCARNAGLAAATGDWIAFHDADDISLPQRFVQSAQFLIQHPTVIAVAGDMHVFNDSNPLVSVRLFPLIHAEISVDNLFYCAMAMPALMINRQLWQASGVLFTPKMDMAQDWDFLTRLGQYGQLANLGVPLVRYRQHQHQRSSGIQREHANQHVRKIWQDQLQHLGLFVTPELLQTHGLLSPYWLWNITDLDGAWALSEDEVLNWRDALISHNQESGFLDQSLLQQRINHIVRLWQAWQASEKQAIQVHQLF; encoded by the coding sequence ATGAAGCTCAGCATCATCATTCCTTTTTTCAATCCTCATCCAGCACACTTCACGGCCATGCTCGATGGACTACGCACTGCCGACCACACCGGCTTTACGCAGATTGAAGTTATCCTGATCAATGATGGTGGCCGTTATTCTGGGCAGGATGAAATCGCAGCGTTTAGCGCTAATTTTACGCGAGGCGCAACCCAGCTCATTGAGCTACCAGAAAACCAAGGCGTGTCGTGCGCAAGAAATGCAGGCTTAGCTGCGGCAACAGGCGATTGGATTGCATTTCACGATGCCGACGACATCAGCCTGCCGCAACGATTTGTGCAGTCTGCGCAATTCCTCATTCAGCATCCAACGGTCATCGCGGTGGCGGGTGATATGCATGTATTTAACGATAGTAATCCACTCGTGTCAGTACGGCTTTTCCCGTTGATCCATGCCGAAATCAGCGTCGACAACTTGTTTTATTGCGCCATGGCCATGCCCGCGCTAATGATCAATCGCCAATTGTGGCAAGCCAGCGGCGTGTTATTCACACCCAAAATGGATATGGCGCAGGATTGGGATTTTCTGACTCGGCTAGGCCAATATGGGCAACTCGCCAATTTAGGCGTTCCGCTCGTGCGTTATCGCCAGCACCAGCATCAGCGCAGCAGTGGCATTCAGCGTGAACACGCCAATCAGCATGTGCGCAAAATTTGGCAAGATCAGTTGCAGCACCTTGGCCTCTTCGTGACGCCCGAACTTTTGCAGACGCATGGATTATTATCGCCGTATTGGCTATGGAATATCACCGATCTGGATGGTGCTTGGGCATTGAGCGAGGATGAAGTTCTCAATTGGCGTGATGCACTCATTAGCCACAATCAAGAGTCTGGTTTTTTGGATCAGTCCTTATTGCAACAGCGAATCAATCACATTGTACGGCTTTGGCAAGCTTGGCAGGCCAGCGAAAAACAAGCGATACAAGTACATCAATTATTTTAA
- a CDS encoding GspH/FimT family pseudopilin, with product MLFRPSSHLSRGFTLIEAMIVVVILGILLAIALPSFTQMIAKKNTISAAEAVLSAINLARSEAIRSNRNSYMVVDSGTAWCVGVGRTKGTPSSPCSCQPGATTVCDLANYTVADGKRTTLANTGFDAIQFDTVRGFPLSKTSTVLTSNQVITLTSQNNSQMAITVTLNPVGRVKSCGKTAMAGFPACP from the coding sequence ATGTTGTTTCGGCCAAGCAGCCATTTATCTCGCGGTTTTACTTTAATCGAGGCCATGATTGTGGTCGTGATTTTAGGGATATTGCTGGCCATCGCCTTGCCGTCTTTTACGCAAATGATCGCGAAAAAAAATACCATTAGCGCCGCAGAAGCAGTGCTGTCGGCCATCAATTTGGCGCGCAGTGAAGCGATCCGTTCAAACCGAAATTCTTATATGGTGGTCGATAGCGGTACAGCATGGTGTGTGGGGGTTGGGCGCACTAAAGGTACGCCGAGCAGCCCATGCAGTTGTCAACCGGGCGCAACGACGGTGTGCGATTTGGCCAATTACACTGTAGCTGATGGGAAAAGGACCACCTTGGCGAACACCGGCTTTGATGCGATTCAATTTGACACGGTACGTGGTTTTCCTTTGAGTAAAACGTCAACGGTGTTGACGAGCAATCAGGTCATTACATTAACTAGCCAAAACAATAGTCAAATGGCGATTACCGTTACCTTAAATCCAGTGGGGCGCGTTAAATCCTGCGGCAAAACGGCAATGGCGGGGTTTCCAGCATGCCCATAG
- a CDS encoding patatin-like phospholipase family protein, which produces MSKRALIISGGAPNATLVAGALEAFAELGLEFDIISMAGAGALLGLMYSAPKNGDVIGTLRGMQQMGIADFLYRAFPVNFKVFNKPGPMAEFYRNLLSSNPMVQALQNWPVHDAFSQTLKDSSELLLASACPSDLSQQSLGLCAHIPFAEKLIDFAALPACKADLWINAYNLSQRQMVNWSGEQIDNQKLQAALSFPYLYPPTQIDDDYYIEGAAIDCLNFKALIDHYDGDLAEIVIFDLLGADKLLRPPRDLYDAWVMSIMTPLVEIARDDVKLFEALHNAEGRIKLHKVPLLEAIPAEDLPDVFDWSRSNLSKLYQLGYQTGKAYAQQHLL; this is translated from the coding sequence ATGAGCAAAAGAGCGCTGATTATTAGCGGTGGCGCACCGAATGCCACTTTGGTTGCGGGTGCACTAGAAGCCTTTGCCGAGTTGGGTCTTGAGTTCGATATTATTTCAATGGCAGGCGCAGGGGCATTGTTGGGGTTGATGTATAGCGCGCCCAAAAATGGCGATGTGATTGGCACTTTACGAGGTATGCAGCAAATGGGGATTGCTGATTTTTTGTACCGCGCTTTTCCCGTCAACTTTAAAGTATTCAATAAGCCAGGTCCGATGGCAGAGTTTTATCGCAATTTGTTATCGAGCAATCCGATGGTACAGGCTTTGCAAAATTGGCCTGTTCACGATGCGTTTTCACAAACACTGAAAGACAGTAGTGAGTTGCTACTCGCCAGTGCGTGCCCGAGCGATCTTTCGCAGCAATCTTTGGGCTTGTGCGCGCATATTCCGTTTGCTGAAAAATTAATCGACTTTGCCGCGCTGCCTGCGTGCAAGGCTGATTTATGGATTAATGCGTATAACTTGAGCCAGCGGCAGATGGTGAATTGGTCGGGCGAGCAAATCGACAATCAAAAACTGCAAGCGGCTTTGTCTTTCCCTTATCTGTATCCGCCGACCCAAATCGATGACGATTACTATATCGAAGGTGCCGCGATTGATTGCTTGAATTTTAAAGCCTTGATCGATCATTACGATGGCGATTTGGCCGAAATCGTGATTTTTGACTTACTCGGTGCCGATAAATTATTGCGCCCACCACGTGATTTGTACGATGCGTGGGTGATGTCCATCATGACGCCCTTAGTGGAAATTGCGCGCGATGATGTGAAATTGTTTGAGGCTTTGCATAATGCCGAAGGGCGAATCAAGCTGCACAAGGTGCCACTGCTGGAAGCGATTCCCGCTGAGGATCTGCCCGATGTCTTTGATTGGTCACGCAGTAATCTGAGTAAGCTCTATCAATTAGGTTATCAAACAGGCAAGGCCTACGCGCAACAGCATTTATTGTGA